The Mesorhizobium sp. INR15 region GTCGAACCGGACTCGAACCGGGACATCGGCGCTGGGCCGGGGAAAGCCAACCAGCATGGCGGCGAGCCTTCCGATTGGGTTCTTGCCACGCTCGACACTGGCACGGCCCTCGGCCGACGCGTTGCTGTCGTGCATGGCGCGGATTTCAGCGGGCAAGTCCTGCCAGGCATCGCCGAGCAAGGCGGGATAGAGCGGCTTGTCCTTGTCGCCTGAATCGTCGCGGAAGCCGGTATGGATGGTCTTTGACTCGAACAGCGCTTCATAGTCCTCGAGTTCGAGATCGCGCACCGCGGCCCGTGCGCCGAGCCCATGCGGATGACCGTCCAGCATCTTGCGCACCAGCGCCTCGACCGCCATCGACGGGATCAGCGGCCCGTCACTGCCTTCCGCCAGCAGATGCCATGAGCGTTTGACCACGGCACCCGCCCGGTCCGCGCCCTCCACTGCGACGAACATACCGCCGCGATGTTCGCCCCAGCGCAGCCGGTTGGTCGCCCAATGCATGAGCGGCGACAGTGGAGACAGCGAACGCACCAGGTTGACGCGCGCCAGCCAGGCGAGGCCGATCAGCGCACGATGGAGAATTTCAGGAACCGGTCCGGCGCCCATCCAGATGGTTTTAGCCTCCGGCCAGAGTTCAGCCAGCTCGCGCAGGTCCGGCACGTCAACCAGCGAGAACAGGGTGTTGTGAAGCGGCAGCCGGCCCGGCGGTGCGATGGTGGTTCGCATCTGCTCGGTCAGCGGATAGCCCTGCATCTCCTTGCCGTCGCGCTTCAGCCGCACCGGCTGCCCGGCATAGCCTGCTATGGCGCGGATGACGTTTTCGCCGACACCGGCATAAGGCGATGGCGCAATGCCGCCGCGAATGCTGTCGACCCGCGCCATGTCGGCGGAGAGCCGCCGCACCACGGCCGCCGTCAGCACCGGAAAACTGGAAACGCCAGACAGCACGAACAGACCGGCCTCGCGCGCCGCTGCATCGAAGGCGCTGACGCCGGCAACGAACTCCGATCCGTCGGCGAGGTCGAAATAGTTCACGCCCTGGCCGATACAGGCCTCGATAAGGCGGTAGCGCCCGTCGCCATAGGCCTGGAACGGACCGCTGGCATCGACCACGCACTCAGGCTTGAGCGAAGCCAGCTGCGCGGCGAGATCTCCATCGCGATCGAATGCCGCCGGCAAAAGCCGCGCCGCGACCGCCCCACGGCTCTTGCACCAGGCCTGCGCCTTGGCCAGCGAGCGGCCCGAGACGATCAGGGTCAGGCGCGGTTCGTTTTCCAGCAACTCGATGATGCGGCCGCCAAAGGTGCCATAGCCGCCGACGATGAGAAGCTTCATCCGCTGCGTCTCCCGAAGCTTTGCCCTCTAGCCAAGGAACCGCTCCCTCATCGCGGGCGAGGGGAGCTCGCAAGCGTCCTTCCTGCCGAACAGCGCATAGCGGTTTTTGGCGACACGGTCGTAGAGCCAGTCGCGAAGCGGACGCGGCAGCAAAAGCAGGATTTTGGCCGCGCGCCATGGCCAACCGAGTTCGGACATCACAGCGACGAAACTGTCGAGCCGCGTGAAGGCAGCGCCATCGATGAGGACGAGATTGGTCTCGTAGCTGTCGGTGCGCAGCCCATGTTCGCGAAACAGGGCTTCGCCGAAGGGCGACTGCGCGGTGGCGAAGCGGAAGCGGCTCTTACGATCGAGCCTGACCACCATGCGCACGAAGCCCGAGCACAGGACACAGACGCCGTCGAAGACGATCAATGGTGAGTCAAAGACTTTGGAGGTGTCGAAGGGTGGGGACGCATCGACAGGTGATGTTTCAGGAGGACGGTTGGGCTCGGGGAGGTCGGTCACCTTGGCCTCGGCTGCTTGTGTGCGATCACACTAAGCCAGCCGATGGCGGCATCAAAGCCGTGGCGATGTCGCACGCCGTCTGTCGGCGAAGGCGGGTCGCTCCACACGGTAGGTGGTGGCGCGGGGATCGGCGGCCGGTTTGCAGATGCGGCTGTCGTGACGATTTTCGAACGTCATGATCAGTGCGCGCTCACGCCAAGCGACGTACCGCGACGCGCGCAGGCCGGACCGGGGCCACGCATGTAATAGCGCTCCGGCCGGTAGGTCGGCGAAACGAATTCGCGGATGGCGGCGGCATAGCCGATGAGGTGCGTGAGGAAGTTCATTTTACCAGTCCCTGTCCCGATCTTCGGATGTCCCTTCCGATTGATGGGCATCATAGCGTCGAGGCGTGAATAGTCGGTGAACACGATGTTAATATCTGGCCGAAAATGCCCTGGTTCGTGGCGGGAATGCGGCTGATTCGGGGTCTTTCGGTGCCGTTCGGCGTCATTCCGCCCCTTGTGACTTTTCCATCACATATGTTTCGTTTGAATGTCGCACGCACGCGGTTCTGTTTCAACATTCGGCGCCACTGTGAAATTTCCGTTCCCGGCGTCTCGACGCGTGACGGCCCATATGGCGCAGCCTGACGTGTTCCGGCGGAACTGGAGACGCGTCTGTCCGTTCTCACCTTCATTGGCTCTTGAAGGGAAATTGTCATGGCGCCGCGTCCTGCCTGGAAAGGCTACCTGAAGCTGTCGCTGGTCACCTGCGCGGTCGAACTGACCAATGTCGTCACCCACACCGAAAAGGTGTCGTTCCGGGTGCTGAACCGCAAAACCGGCAACACGGTGAAGCGCATCTATGTCGATGCGGAAACCGGCAAGCCGCTCGGCGATGGCGACGAGATCAAGGGCTACGAAGTCAGCGACGACGACTTCGTCCATATCGAGGAGGACGAGATCGCATCGGTGCAGATCGAGTCCTCGCACACGATGGCGCTGGACGGCTTTGTCGACAAAGCTTCGATCCAGCAGATCTATCTCGATACGCCCTATTATGTCGCGCCGGCGGACAAGGTGTCGGAAGAGGCATTCGCCGTCATCCGCGATGCCATGGCTGGCAAGAAGATGGCCGGGCTCGCCCGCATCGTGCTTTACAGCCGCGAACGGCCTGTGGTGATCGAGCCGCTGGGCAAGGGCATGGTGCTGACGACGCTGCGCTACGACAACACAGTGCGCCAGCCCGACACGGTGTTCGGCGACATCAAGGCGGTGAAGACCGATCAGGAAATGACGGAGTTGGCCGAGCTCATCATCGACAAGAAGAAGGCCAGGTTCGACCCCTC contains the following coding sequences:
- a CDS encoding thiol-disulfide oxidoreductase DCC family protein, whose protein sequence is MTDLPEPNRPPETSPVDASPPFDTSKVFDSPLIVFDGVCVLCSGFVRMVVRLDRKSRFRFATAQSPFGEALFREHGLRTDSYETNLVLIDGAAFTRLDSFVAVMSELGWPWRAAKILLLLPRPLRDWLYDRVAKNRYALFGRKDACELPSPAMRERFLG
- a CDS encoding SDR family oxidoreductase, whose translation is MKLLIVGGYGTFGGRIIELLENEPRLTLIVSGRSLAKAQAWCKSRGAVAARLLPAAFDRDGDLAAQLASLKPECVVDASGPFQAYGDGRYRLIEACIGQGVNYFDLADGSEFVAGVSAFDAAAREAGLFVLSGVSSFPVLTAAVVRRLSADMARVDSIRGGIAPSPYAGVGENVIRAIAGYAGQPVRLKRDGKEMQGYPLTEQMRTTIAPPGRLPLHNTLFSLVDVPDLRELAELWPEAKTIWMGAGPVPEILHRALIGLAWLARVNLVRSLSPLSPLMHWATNRLRWGEHRGGMFVAVEGADRAGAVVKRSWHLLAEGSDGPLIPSMAVEALVRKMLDGHPHGLGARAAVRDLELEDYEALFESKTIHTGFRDDSGDKDKPLYPALLGDAWQDLPAEIRAMHDSNASAEGRASVERGKNPIGRLAAMLVGFPRPSADVPVRVRFDTSKGEETWTRTFDAQTFFSRQFAGQGRSQRLLCERFGPLTFAMALVAEDGKLKLVLRRWTVLGLPLPMWLSPRSTSFETVEDGKFRFHVEISHPLTGLIVRYRGWLEPSGSQRSSTIVSPAALPSSRQP
- a CDS encoding Ku protein — translated: MAPRPAWKGYLKLSLVTCAVELTNVVTHTEKVSFRVLNRKTGNTVKRIYVDAETGKPLGDGDEIKGYEVSDDDFVHIEEDEIASVQIESSHTMALDGFVDKASIQQIYLDTPYYVAPADKVSEEAFAVIRDAMAGKKMAGLARIVLYSRERPVVIEPLGKGMVLTTLRYDNTVRQPDTVFGDIKAVKTDQEMTELAELIIDKKKARFDPSKFDDKYETALLELIRAKKAGKKAPKAKAAPKPSNVVNLFDALKKSLSADGGSTKAPAKAKASSKPKAAPKRKSA